Proteins from a genomic interval of uncultured Methanocorpusculum sp.:
- a CDS encoding CotH kinase family protein translates to MKHINTITIVLIIGAVLFTSTLMFNPTVLGISAKEPQYVSSFFDKDEVTMVNITISDENWSDMLENPLEEEFHLCDITINGETFESVAIRTKGLTSLSSVASSDSDRYSFKLKADKYLSGQSFDGLNEFVLNNIYQDATYMKEYLSYEMMNYIGVDTPLYSYAAVYINGEYFGLYLMVEAPEEDFLDRVYGADYGELYKPDSISGEMGNMGGGEGDERTGFQMPDAGNLTGFPDDMNLTDFQNRTGMMDFTRTDDQNMTRPDMGGGMEGGMSGIGGGADLVYIDDDIDSYDQIFDNAVTDAKKSDKKRVITAIRNLNEGTDLETYVDVDEVLRYFATNTALVNLDSYVSSMKHNYYLYEEDGQISILPWDFNLAFAAYGISDASEAVNFPIDTPVANGVSLDERPLIGVLLENEAYTELYHAYLERIATEFYGDSFDDRIAAIDALIGDYVESDPTAFYTYDEYKTGITTLAEYGDLRAESILGQLNGTIPSTEEGQNVNPDLLVDASDLDLSAMGSMNGGGGMGDQDFGNQTMPEGMTRQEGFTSPV, encoded by the coding sequence ATGAAACATATCAACACGATCACCATTGTGCTGATCATTGGTGCGGTGTTATTCACCAGCACCCTTATGTTTAATCCAACCGTGCTGGGGATTTCCGCAAAGGAACCCCAGTATGTGAGTTCTTTTTTCGACAAAGATGAAGTCACCATGGTTAATATTACGATCAGTGATGAAAATTGGTCAGACATGCTGGAAAATCCTCTCGAAGAGGAGTTCCATCTCTGCGATATCACGATAAACGGCGAGACGTTCGAGTCGGTCGCGATCAGAACGAAGGGGCTTACGAGTCTGTCGTCGGTTGCAAGCAGCGATTCAGACAGATATAGTTTCAAACTCAAGGCCGATAAGTATCTGAGCGGTCAGAGTTTCGACGGGCTGAATGAGTTCGTTTTGAACAATATCTATCAGGATGCGACCTACATGAAGGAGTATCTCTCGTACGAGATGATGAATTATATCGGCGTCGATACGCCGCTGTATTCGTATGCGGCGGTCTATATCAACGGCGAGTATTTCGGTCTGTATCTGATGGTGGAGGCACCCGAGGAAGATTTCCTCGACAGAGTGTACGGAGCGGATTACGGCGAACTCTATAAGCCGGATTCGATTTCGGGCGAAATGGGCAATATGGGCGGAGGCGAGGGAGACGAGCGGACCGGTTTCCAAATGCCCGATGCCGGGAACCTCACGGGTTTCCCGGACGATATGAACCTGACGGATTTCCAGAACCGGACCGGGATGATGGATTTCACCAGGACTGACGATCAAAACATGACGAGGCCGGATATGGGCGGCGGAATGGAAGGCGGTATGAGCGGCATCGGTGGAGGAGCGGATCTTGTCTATATCGATGATGATATCGACAGTTATGATCAGATCTTCGATAATGCGGTTACTGATGCGAAGAAGTCGGATAAAAAACGCGTTATCACGGCGATCAGGAATCTGAATGAAGGCACCGATCTGGAGACCTACGTCGATGTCGATGAGGTGCTGAGGTACTTTGCAACGAATACGGCTCTGGTGAATCTGGATAGTTATGTGAGTTCGATGAAGCACAATTACTATCTGTACGAGGAGGATGGTCAGATTTCGATCCTGCCGTGGGATTTCAATCTGGCATTTGCTGCCTACGGAATCAGCGATGCAAGCGAGGCAGTGAATTTCCCGATCGATACTCCGGTCGCAAACGGAGTTTCTCTTGATGAGCGGCCGCTGATCGGCGTTCTGCTGGAGAATGAGGCGTACACTGAGCTCTATCACGCGTATCTGGAAAGAATCGCGACCGAGTTCTACGGGGATTCGTTCGATGATCGGATCGCGGCGATCGATGCACTGATCGGTGATTACGTGGAATCCGATCCGACGGCGTTCTATACGTATGATGAGTATAAGACCGGGATCACCACGCTGGCGGAGTACGGCGATCTGAGGGCAGAGAGTATTCTCGGTCAGTTGAATGGAACGATCCCGTCGACCGAGGAGGGACAGAATGTGAATCCCGATCTTTTAGTGGATGCATCGGATCTCGATCTTTCGGCTATGGGATCCATGAACGGAGGCGGCGGTATGGGCGATCAAGATTTCGGGAACCAAACGATGCCTGAAGGAATGACGCGGCAGGAGGGTTTTACTTCTCCAGTGTGA
- the queC gene encoding 7-cyano-7-deazaguanine synthase QueC — protein sequence MKKAVCLLSGGMDSTTLAFVAKKMGYEILALHVNYGQRTEKKELECAKKVAEDLDVLEFLEISLDYFKKFGGSSLTYMNIKVEDGVLGKAENPNTYVPFRNGNLIAIATSYCESRESEAIFIGVQSGDHTGYPDCTPRFIEAMQHAIYVGTQTEKSIELQTPFVLMNKTDILQEGMKLCVPYEHTWSCYSENDEACGVCSSCLARLKAFADIGMEDPIPYKK from the coding sequence ATGAAAAAAGCAGTATGCCTCCTTTCAGGAGGAATGGACTCCACGACCCTTGCCTTTGTCGCAAAGAAGATGGGGTATGAAATTCTGGCCCTTCATGTGAATTACGGCCAGAGAACGGAAAAGAAAGAACTCGAATGTGCAAAGAAGGTAGCAGAGGATCTGGATGTGCTGGAGTTTCTGGAGATCTCTCTTGATTACTTCAAGAAGTTTGGAGGGAGCAGTCTGACCTACATGAACATCAAAGTGGAGGACGGGGTGCTCGGCAAAGCAGAGAACCCGAACACCTATGTTCCGTTCAGAAATGGAAATTTGATTGCGATCGCGACGTCCTACTGCGAATCGCGTGAAAGCGAAGCGATCTTCATCGGTGTTCAGTCCGGCGATCACACAGGATATCCCGACTGCACGCCAAGGTTCATCGAGGCGATGCAGCACGCAATTTACGTTGGGACCCAGACGGAAAAGTCGATTGAACTGCAGACCCCCTTCGTTCTGATGAACAAGACCGACATCCTGCAGGAAGGAATGAAATTATGCGTGCCGTATGAGCATACCTGGTCCTGTTACTCCGAGAATGACGAGGCATGCGGCGTCTGCTCATCCTGTCTTGCACGGCTGAAGGCGTTTGCAGATATCGGGATGGAAGATCCGATTCCCTACAAAAAATAA
- a CDS encoding 6-carboxytetrahydropterin synthase encodes MVTRIYKETHFDASHRLMHYEGKCSRLHGHRWSVEVWMDGTPDEKSRILLDYNIIKNIINVYDHQVVLNKDDPMVEALSRFQTPVLTNGDPTSELLAEDIRERLNTFCREHDLSARVAKLRVWESEGCYAEVFAE; translated from the coding sequence ATGGTTACCCGGATCTATAAAGAAACCCACTTCGATGCATCCCACCGTCTGATGCATTACGAAGGCAAATGTTCCAGGCTGCATGGTCACCGCTGGAGTGTTGAGGTCTGGATGGATGGAACGCCCGACGAAAAATCACGGATCCTTCTTGATTACAATATCATCAAAAACATCATCAACGTCTACGATCATCAGGTCGTCTTGAATAAAGACGATCCGATGGTGGAGGCTCTTTCCCGATTCCAGACACCGGTTCTAACAAACGGCGACCCGACAAGCGAACTTCTGGCGGAGGATATTCGCGAGAGACTCAATACCTTCTGCAGAGAGCATGATCTGAGCGCCAGGGTCGCAAAACTGCGGGTCTGGGAATCGGAAGGGTGCTATGCCGAGGTCTTTGCAGAATGA
- a CDS encoding 30S ribosomal protein S7 — protein sequence MTEEAAPTKILLFNKWDMSEVVVKDAGMVRYVTITSTEVPSSCGRLTQQQFTKSEMAIVERLINRLMQQEYNTGKKMMCTKMVMDAFDVINKKTKQNPLQVLVDAVANAGPREETVRLKYGGINVPKSVDSAPIRRVNTALRYIALATWKGSHKTKKPAYLVLADELIMAAKGDAKCFSVGKKEEVERIAKSAR from the coding sequence ATGACTGAAGAAGCAGCCCCAACCAAGATCCTTCTTTTTAACAAGTGGGATATGAGCGAAGTCGTCGTCAAAGACGCCGGCATGGTCAGATACGTCACTATCACCTCAACCGAAGTCCCAAGCAGCTGCGGCAGACTTACCCAGCAGCAGTTCACCAAGAGCGAAATGGCAATCGTCGAAAGACTCATCAACCGCCTCATGCAGCAGGAATACAACACCGGCAAGAAAATGATGTGCACCAAGATGGTCATGGACGCATTCGATGTTATCAACAAGAAGACCAAGCAGAACCCGCTTCAGGTCCTTGTCGATGCCGTAGCAAATGCCGGCCCCCGCGAGGAGACCGTGCGTCTGAAGTACGGTGGTATCAACGTTCCAAAATCCGTTGATTCGGCACCGATCCGCCGTGTCAACACGGCTCTCAGATACATTGCTCTTGCAACCTGGAAAGGTTCGCACAAAACAAAGAAGCCGGCATATCTCGTGCTCGCCGATGAACTCATCATGGCAGCAAAAGGAGATGCAAAATGCTTCTCTGTTGGAAAGAAGGAAGAAGTCGAACGGATTGCAAAATCCGCACGTTGA
- a CDS encoding radical SAM protein, with the protein MRVTETFVSLQGEGERQGMPCFFLRLSGCNLRCAWCDTEYSFEKGTDRSVDELVKEIADSGLSYVCVTGGEPLLQKEELKTLLEILAAADIHVDIETNGTIPFDDVSAYASICMDVKCPSSGEMSDLSLLSSLTKNDCVKFVIGDEADYLYMVEVLAAHKPKAPFCITPVFGTDTKWLVETIIAERLPVRFQLQLHKVVNVQ; encoded by the coding sequence ATGAGAGTCACCGAAACGTTCGTGAGTCTGCAGGGAGAAGGCGAACGACAGGGTATGCCCTGTTTTTTCCTCAGGCTTTCGGGCTGTAATCTCAGATGCGCCTGGTGCGACACCGAATACTCGTTCGAGAAAGGGACCGACAGAAGCGTGGATGAACTTGTAAAAGAGATCGCGGACTCCGGTCTTTCCTATGTCTGCGTGACCGGAGGCGAACCCCTTCTCCAGAAAGAGGAGCTGAAGACCCTTCTCGAGATCCTTGCGGCCGCAGACATCCATGTGGATATCGAAACGAACGGCACGATTCCTTTCGACGATGTTTCGGCGTATGCCTCCATTTGTATGGACGTGAAATGCCCGTCATCCGGGGAAATGAGCGATCTGTCGCTTTTATCGAGCCTCACGAAAAACGACTGCGTGAAGTTCGTGATCGGCGACGAAGCCGATTATCTGTATATGGTCGAGGTCCTCGCGGCCCATAAACCAAAAGCCCCGTTCTGTATCACTCCGGTTTTCGGGACGGACACGAAGTGGCTCGTTGAAACGATCATAGCTGAACGTTTGCCGGTCAGATTCCAGCTTCAGCTGCATAAAGTGGTGAATGTACAATGA
- a CDS encoding polyphosphate polymerase domain-containing protein — MKPRQFRHELKYYLNTADYLIIKNRLSTIAGPDEHTDAKGSYRIRSLYFETPDDKALLEKLYGVNEREKFRIRYYNNDTSFIRLEKKTKINNLTNKISATVTKEECEKLIAGDTEWMKESKNGLILELYAKMKYELLRPKTLVDYMREPFVYRPGNVRVTFDTKISTGVNSTDMFNAKTP; from the coding sequence ATGAAACCAAGACAATTCAGGCACGAATTAAAATACTACCTGAATACGGCAGACTATTTGATCATCAAAAATCGTCTGTCGACTATCGCCGGCCCGGATGAACATACCGATGCAAAGGGATCATACAGGATCCGGAGTCTGTATTTTGAAACGCCGGATGACAAAGCCCTTCTTGAAAAACTCTACGGAGTGAATGAACGGGAGAAGTTTCGGATACGGTATTACAATAATGATACCTCGTTCATCCGCTTAGAGAAAAAAACCAAAATAAACAACCTCACGAACAAAATTTCTGCGACCGTTACGAAAGAGGAGTGCGAAAAACTCATAGCGGGCGATACGGAATGGATGAAAGAGTCGAAAAACGGCCTCATTCTCGAACTGTATGCAAAGATGAAGTATGAACTTCTCCGCCCGAAAACGCTTGTCGACTACATGAGAGAACCGTTTGTCTACCGCCCGGGAAACGTGCGGGTGACGTTTGATACGAAAATCTCGACCGGCGTGAACTCGACCGATATGTTCAACGCCAAGACCCCATGA
- a CDS encoding 4Fe-4S dicluster domain-containing protein has protein sequence MHDVYEALSFSAITVQRAEKIWTLDRFRCVMCGNCVDVCKFDVLSMEREYAKSATPSERGIETYEITYVKPERPKKEATE, from the coding sequence ATGCATGATGTGTATGAAGCGCTGTCCTTCTCAGCGATCACCGTTCAGCGGGCCGAGAAGATCTGGACCCTTGATCGTTTCCGCTGCGTTATGTGTGGGAACTGTGTTGATGTGTGCAAGTTCGACGTTCTCTCGATGGAACGTGAGTATGCGAAGTCGGCGACCCCCTCTGAACGGGGCATCGAGACCTACGAGATCACGTATGTAAAACCCGAGCGGCCGAAAAAGGAAGCGACGGAGTAA
- a CDS encoding nickel-dependent hydrogenase large subunit, with the protein MTAKQTVIPFGPQHPVLPEPIHLDLVVEDEHVVSAIPSIGYVHRGLESLVDRREYQDFVFLAERICGICSFTHSSTFCQGIEGLMGIQVPQRATYLRTMWGEYSRIHSHLLWLGLFADSLGFESLFYQAWKIRESILDELEATTGGRVIQGVCKVGGVRRDVANSFLSDMDDRLDEIEDDMKDLTKVFLNDHTLTKRLIGKGVLSKEDAYALGAVGPTGRGSGLDQDIRSTGYLAYGDVGFKPVVEKGGDGYARCAVRCRELFQSVEIIRRVITDMPDGDVFTPVKGNPDGEYFSRSEQPRGEVIHYLKGNGTKNLAQFRVRTPTLTNIPPLVSILAGCELADVPQIVLTIDPCIGCMER; encoded by the coding sequence ATGACCGCTAAACAGACCGTAATCCCCTTTGGACCCCAGCACCCCGTGCTTCCCGAGCCGATCCATCTGGATCTGGTCGTGGAAGACGAGCACGTCGTCTCGGCTATCCCGTCGATCGGGTATGTCCACCGCGGTCTTGAAAGTCTGGTTGACCGCCGCGAGTATCAGGACTTCGTGTTTCTCGCAGAACGTATCTGCGGTATCTGCAGTTTCACGCACTCTTCAACATTCTGCCAGGGAATAGAAGGACTGATGGGTATTCAGGTCCCGCAGCGTGCGACCTATCTTCGAACCATGTGGGGCGAGTACTCGCGTATTCACAGTCACCTTCTGTGGCTTGGATTGTTTGCGGACTCACTCGGCTTCGAGAGTCTGTTCTATCAGGCATGGAAGATCCGTGAATCCATTCTGGATGAGCTCGAGGCAACGACCGGAGGTCGGGTCATTCAGGGCGTCTGTAAAGTCGGCGGTGTCCGGCGGGATGTCGCAAACTCCTTCCTTTCGGATATGGATGACCGGCTTGACGAAATCGAGGATGATATGAAGGACCTTACCAAAGTGTTCCTGAACGATCACACGCTGACCAAACGTCTGATCGGGAAAGGTGTGCTTTCGAAGGAGGATGCCTATGCTCTTGGCGCGGTTGGTCCGACCGGCCGAGGCAGCGGTCTTGATCAGGATATCAGGTCGACCGGGTATCTCGCCTACGGTGATGTCGGGTTCAAACCGGTCGTCGAAAAAGGTGGCGACGGATATGCCCGCTGTGCAGTCAGATGCAGGGAACTCTTCCAGTCGGTGGAGATCATCCGCCGCGTCATCACCGATATGCCGGACGGGGATGTTTTCACTCCCGTGAAAGGGAACCCGGACGGGGAATACTTCAGCCGCTCCGAGCAGCCGAGGGGTGAAGTCATTCATTATCTGAAAGGCAACGGGACTAAAAATCTTGCACAGTTCCGTGTGAGAACCCCGACCCTGACGAACATCCCGCCGCTCGTATCGATCCTCGCAGGCTGCGAACTTGCCGATGTCCCGCAGATCGTTTTGACGATCGATCCGTGTATCGGCTGTATGGAGAGGTGA
- a CDS encoding GrpB family protein codes for MVEYNPEWENEFQKIEDELLFVLAGKILSIEHVGSTSVRGLAAKPIIDIDIVIDDNFDEVKSLLESMGYHHEGDLGIPGRDAFKYEWKPHLMMHHLYVCKKDNEELARHLTFRNYLREHPDVRDRYGAVKKEMALRYFDDRDSYMIGKSSIIEEIYWMCGFIR; via the coding sequence GTGGTAGAGTATAACCCGGAGTGGGAGAACGAGTTCCAAAAAATTGAGGATGAATTGCTTTTCGTACTTGCGGGAAAGATCCTTTCGATTGAGCATGTCGGAAGTACTTCCGTTCGAGGCCTCGCGGCTAAACCCATTATCGACATCGATATTGTGATCGATGATAATTTTGATGAAGTCAAATCACTGCTGGAGAGTATGGGGTACCATCATGAGGGAGATCTGGGTATCCCGGGCCGGGATGCGTTTAAATACGAATGGAAACCGCATTTGATGATGCACCATCTTTATGTCTGCAAAAAAGATAATGAGGAGTTAGCGAGACATCTCACGTTCCGCAATTATTTACGGGAGCATCCGGATGTCAGGGATAGGTATGGTGCCGTGAAAAAAGAGATGGCTTTGCGGTATTTCGATGATAGGGATTCGTATATGATTGGAAAGAGTTCCATTATCGAAGAGATCTATTGGATGTGCGGGTTTATTAGGTGA
- a CDS encoding DUF4956 domain-containing protein: protein MALTFNDILSSDFLSTVTEFSLTDMLIAMVLAFMLGLFILYIYKKTFTGVMYSSGFGISLVAMSLVTTMIILAIGSNVILSLGMVGALSIVRFRSAVKDPMDIAYLVWAISAGIVLGAGLIPLAIFGSVFIGVVLYIFSAKKPTDKPYILIVDCEDENAEASVTTLLRRTVKKSLLKSKTVTKTGL, encoded by the coding sequence ATGGCACTTACGTTTAACGATATTTTATCCTCGGACTTCCTTTCGACGGTCACCGAGTTTTCCTTAACGGATATGCTTATCGCAATGGTGCTCGCGTTCATGCTTGGTCTGTTTATCCTCTATATTTACAAGAAAACGTTCACCGGCGTGATGTATTCCTCGGGATTCGGGATATCGCTTGTTGCCATGTCTCTTGTGACGACGATGATCATTCTTGCAATCGGATCGAACGTCATCCTGTCCCTTGGTATGGTCGGTGCTCTCTCAATCGTGAGGTTCAGATCGGCAGTGAAAGATCCGATGGATATAGCCTACCTGGTCTGGGCAATCTCGGCAGGTATCGTTCTTGGTGCAGGACTTATCCCACTTGCGATCTTCGGATCGGTGTTCATCGGTGTTGTTCTCTACATCTTCTCGGCAAAGAAGCCGACGGACAAACCCTACATCCTGATCGTGGACTGCGAAGATGAAAATGCGGAGGCAAGCGTAACTACCCTTCTGAGGAGAACCGTCAAAAAGTCCCTCCTGAAATCAAAAACCGTTACAAAGACCGGTCTGTAA
- a CDS encoding PHP-associated domain-containing protein — protein sequence MQTNILYAPFVKDDEKKGFDMHVHSTASDGRTKPKTLAKFLNKNDLSAAITDHNVISGVKEALDYSENIICGIEVSALEGPHVLVYFDTYRDLASYYTSSIQDHRGKCPHMAVNISTERVIEDAKNAGGFVIAAHPYGYGVSVRGVMKGIDVGVIDSSVAGELDGLEVICSGMSVRQNMRAETYVQKNRACMTGGSDAHVLWEVGRAVTVGSVNQTPLEFLEDVKARKTGVCGVSRSSGQNLLMGACMTPGYIPYVAPAMRIHARQSWMRMRA from the coding sequence ATGCAGACCAATATTTTGTATGCCCCGTTCGTGAAGGACGATGAAAAGAAAGGGTTCGATATGCATGTTCATTCGACCGCGTCGGACGGGAGGACAAAACCAAAAACACTCGCCAAATTTCTCAATAAAAACGATTTGTCCGCCGCGATAACGGATCATAATGTGATTTCCGGGGTGAAGGAGGCACTTGATTATTCGGAGAATATCATTTGCGGGATCGAGGTTTCGGCTCTCGAGGGCCCGCATGTTCTGGTGTATTTCGATACGTACCGGGATCTTGCCTCCTACTATACCTCCTCGATTCAGGATCACCGGGGGAAGTGTCCGCATATGGCAGTGAATATTTCAACGGAGAGGGTCATCGAAGACGCTAAAAATGCAGGCGGTTTCGTGATCGCGGCCCATCCTTACGGGTATGGCGTAAGTGTCAGAGGGGTGATGAAGGGGATCGATGTGGGCGTTATCGACTCCTCGGTCGCGGGAGAGCTCGACGGTCTTGAAGTTATCTGCAGCGGGATGTCGGTGCGGCAGAATATGCGGGCCGAGACGTATGTCCAAAAAAACCGTGCGTGCATGACCGGGGGGTCGGATGCTCATGTTCTCTGGGAAGTGGGGCGGGCCGTGACCGTTGGTTCTGTCAATCAGACGCCGCTTGAGTTTCTTGAGGATGTGAAAGCGAGAAAAACGGGTGTGTGCGGGGTATCCCGCTCTTCGGGCCAGAATCTGCTGATGGGAGCATGCATGACGCCAGGATATATTCCATACGTCGCACCTGCGATGAGGATCCATGCACGGCAGAGCTGGATGCGGATGAGGGCCTAA
- a CDS encoding elongation factor EF-2: protein MSRGKKMVERITELMNDPEHIRNIGIVAHIDHGKTTLSDNLLAGAGMISEELSGKACWMDSDEEEQARGITIDASNVSMVHKVGDHEYLINMIDTPGHVDFGGDVTRAMRAVDGAVVVVDAVEGPMPQTETVLRQALKEGVHPVLFINKVDRLINELKVNPQEMMIRLGKVIDKVNKLIKGMNEDLYTNGGWKLDAMKGNVAFGSALYNWAISIPYMKKSGVTLQTVIDKCNEGDAKYLAKASPLHAVLLDMVVTFLPNPLQAQGKRCHIIWHGDVESPVGKAMYACDANGPVAMMITDISFDKHAGEVATGRLFSGTLTRGQEVYISGTAGKPNRLQGVGIFMGPTRVEVEKIVAGNIAAVTGLNDAIVGSTVTSIKDMTPFESLKHYSEPVMTVAVEAKNMKDLPKLIEVLHQVGKEDPTVRININEETGEHLIAGMGELHLEVVTGRIKRDKGVDIVTSPPIVVYRETVSKPLDGTVEGKSPNRHNRFFMSVEPMPEAILNAIQSNEISMNMDNIARRDALVALGMDKDEAKSIKDIYGSNMFVDCTKGIQYLNETMELIIDGIHEALDGGPLADEQVQNVLIKLHDVKLHEDAIHRGPGQVIPAVRGGLKAALLMAGDTLLEPMQRIQITVPQDQMGAAISQIQGRRGQLSTTESEGDQIVVNGEAPVAELFGFAGDIRSATEGRAMWSTEFAGFSPVPQGMLSEIVMGIRKRKGLKEQIPTPKDYLE, encoded by the coding sequence ATGTCACGCGGAAAAAAGATGGTAGAACGAATTACGGAGCTCATGAATGATCCCGAGCACATCCGTAACATCGGTATCGTAGCGCACATTGATCACGGAAAGACCACCCTTTCAGATAACCTTCTTGCCGGCGCAGGAATGATCAGCGAGGAACTATCCGGTAAAGCCTGCTGGATGGACTCGGATGAGGAAGAGCAGGCACGCGGTATCACCATTGATGCATCGAACGTATCCATGGTCCACAAAGTCGGCGACCACGAGTATCTGATCAACATGATCGATACGCCCGGTCACGTCGATTTCGGTGGGGATGTTACCCGCGCCATGCGTGCAGTCGACGGCGCAGTCGTCGTTGTCGATGCCGTAGAAGGTCCGATGCCCCAGACGGAGACCGTTCTTCGTCAGGCACTCAAAGAGGGTGTTCACCCGGTCCTGTTCATCAACAAGGTCGACAGACTTATCAACGAGCTGAAAGTTAACCCGCAGGAAATGATGATCCGCCTTGGAAAAGTCATTGACAAGGTCAACAAGCTCATCAAAGGCATGAACGAGGATCTCTACACCAACGGCGGCTGGAAACTCGACGCAATGAAAGGAAACGTCGCCTTTGGATCTGCTCTTTACAACTGGGCAATTTCGATCCCCTACATGAAGAAGTCCGGCGTTACGCTCCAGACCGTTATCGACAAGTGTAACGAGGGCGATGCGAAGTACCTTGCAAAGGCTTCCCCGCTTCACGCAGTACTTCTCGATATGGTGGTAACTTTCCTCCCGAACCCGCTCCAGGCACAGGGTAAGAGATGCCACATCATCTGGCACGGAGATGTCGAGTCCCCTGTTGGAAAGGCCATGTATGCATGTGATGCAAACGGCCCGGTCGCCATGATGATCACCGATATCTCCTTCGATAAACACGCAGGAGAGGTCGCAACCGGTCGTTTATTCTCCGGAACCCTTACCCGCGGTCAGGAGGTCTACATCTCCGGTACTGCAGGCAAGCCGAACAGACTTCAGGGTGTCGGTATCTTCATGGGTCCGACCCGTGTTGAAGTAGAAAAGATCGTTGCAGGTAACATCGCAGCAGTCACCGGTCTTAACGATGCTATCGTCGGTTCAACCGTTACGTCCATTAAAGACATGACGCCGTTCGAATCCCTCAAGCACTACTCCGAGCCTGTCATGACCGTTGCGGTCGAAGCAAAGAACATGAAGGATCTTCCAAAACTTATCGAAGTTCTTCACCAGGTAGGTAAAGAGGATCCGACCGTTCGTATCAACATCAATGAAGAGACGGGCGAGCACCTTATCGCCGGTATGGGCGAACTCCACCTTGAGGTCGTTACCGGCCGTATCAAGAGAGACAAAGGTGTGGATATCGTTACGTCCCCGCCAATCGTTGTGTACCGTGAGACCGTTTCCAAGCCGCTCGACGGCACGGTTGAAGGTAAATCTCCGAACAGACACAACAGATTCTTCATGTCTGTCGAGCCGATGCCGGAAGCCATTCTGAATGCGATCCAGTCGAACGAGATCTCGATGAACATGGATAACATTGCCCGCCGTGATGCACTTGTCGCACTCGGTATGGACAAGGATGAAGCCAAGTCCATTAAGGATATCTACGGCTCGAACATGTTCGTCGACTGCACGAAAGGTATCCAGTATCTTAACGAGACGATGGAACTGATCATCGACGGTATTCACGAGGCACTCGACGGCGGACCGCTCGCCGATGAGCAGGTCCAGAACGTTCTGATCAAACTGCACGATGTCAAGCTTCACGAGGATGCTATCCACCGTGGTCCGGGACAGGTCATTCCGGCAGTTCGCGGCGGTCTGAAGGCAGCCCTTCTTATGGCCGGCGACACGCTCCTTGAACCGATGCAGAGAATCCAGATCACCGTTCCGCAGGATCAGATGGGAGCTGCCATTTCCCAGATCCAGGGACGCCGTGGTCAGCTGTCCACGACCGAGTCCGAGGGTGACCAGATCGTGGTTAACGGTGAGGCACCGGTTGCCGAGCTCTTTGGTTTCGCTGGCGATATCCGTTCAGCAACCGAAGGCCGTGCAATGTGGTCTACCGAGTTCGCAGGCTTCTCCCCGGTTCCCCAGGGAATGCTGTCTGAGATCGTTATGGGTATCAGAAAGAGAAAGGGTCTCAAAGAACAGATCCCGACTCCGAAGGATTACCTCGAGTAA
- a CDS encoding 30S ribosomal protein S12: MGQGKFAARNLVRTAKKFRWSDSVYSRRALKLKLKADPLEGAPIGRAIVLEKVGVEAKQPNSAIRKCVRVQLIKNGRQVTAFAVGDGAINFIDEHDEVTICGIGGRAGRSMGDIPGVRFVVTGVNGVSLNELVIGRAEKARR, encoded by the coding sequence ATGGGACAGGGAAAATTCGCAGCTAGAAATCTTGTTCGCACCGCAAAGAAATTCCGGTGGAGCGATTCGGTTTATTCACGCAGAGCGCTTAAACTGAAACTGAAAGCAGATCCCCTTGAGGGAGCACCAATCGGACGCGCAATCGTCTTAGAAAAGGTCGGTGTGGAAGCAAAACAGCCGAACTCGGCAATCAGAAAATGTGTTCGTGTTCAGCTGATCAAAAACGGCCGTCAGGTCACCGCCTTCGCGGTTGGCGATGGTGCCATCAACTTCATTGATGAGCACGACGAAGTCACCATCTGCGGTATCGGTGGTCGTGCAGGTCGTTCAATGGGTGATATCCCCGGTGTCCGTTTCGTTGTAACCGGCGTTAACGGTGTATCTCTCAATGAACTTGTCATCGGTCGTGCCGAGAAAGCACGGAGGTAA